A single Phycisphaerae bacterium DNA region contains:
- a CDS encoding DUF190 domain-containing protein, with protein sequence MKIPEEGCLLRVFIGESDQWQGRPLYEAIVLRARELHLAGATVLRGPMGFGANSRLHTAKILRLSEDLPIVIEIVDAREKIDAFLPNIDEMVTEGLVTLERVEVYRYRASRAQ encoded by the coding sequence ATGAAAATCCCTGAAGAAGGCTGCCTGTTGCGGGTGTTCATTGGCGAGAGCGATCAATGGCAGGGGCGCCCGCTGTACGAGGCGATTGTTCTTCGGGCACGCGAACTGCATCTTGCCGGCGCGACGGTCTTGCGCGGACCGATGGGATTCGGCGCCAACAGCCGGCTGCATACGGCAAAGATTCTGCGCTTGTCCGAGGACCTGCCGATCGTGATCGAGATCGTGGATGCTCGGGAGAAAATTGACGCTTTTCTCCCGAATATCGACGAGATGGTGACGGAGGGGCTGGTGACGCTGGAGCGAGTCGAGGTGTATCGCTACCGGGCGTCCCGGGCGCAGTGA
- a CDS encoding tetratricopeptide repeat protein: MMTDRFAYRLGLIALAGAMTVTGTGCSAGDSNGEPSVRIAASTHMASADMLERQNNLPAALKQYEEVLANDPQMTSAYHGLGRVHFLLGRFNDAANALVRGINVKGDIPSMHNNLGFVYLQDRNFAAAESSFRKSLELSPSFKRARMNLGVTLARQGRVTEAVEQFAMVVPREDALFNVAVVRVEEKDFESAAKVLREALMYNPDYQPAYDHVDRIERIARTESAAKVALSRLAARNAVAAFGEPVASASDSRRPTCAVADAAAVDELSEPTEIASSSATGADIGEQTARSNADAHTHDDQAEQVAGMRELSVADGDDGTTSLACDEFVGPPAIRVVDVTVAPSIDGGISSTKSESSGSIKPHQSTSVDALSAVRAESRRERPVVTPTYTAGRAANASDDE; this comes from the coding sequence ATGATGACCGACCGATTCGCATATCGACTTGGTCTCATCGCGCTCGCCGGTGCGATGACCGTCACCGGCACCGGATGTTCGGCGGGTGATTCGAACGGCGAGCCTTCCGTCCGAATCGCCGCATCCACGCACATGGCGTCGGCCGACATGCTTGAACGACAGAACAACCTGCCCGCGGCATTGAAGCAGTATGAGGAGGTGCTCGCGAACGATCCGCAGATGACCAGCGCCTACCACGGGCTGGGTCGTGTGCATTTCCTGCTGGGTCGATTCAACGATGCTGCCAACGCGCTGGTACGGGGAATCAACGTGAAAGGTGATATCCCGTCGATGCATAACAATCTCGGATTCGTCTATTTGCAGGACCGCAACTTCGCCGCGGCCGAATCGAGCTTCCGCAAGTCGCTTGAGCTGTCGCCCTCGTTCAAGCGGGCCAGGATGAATCTCGGCGTGACGCTGGCGCGACAGGGCCGCGTGACGGAGGCGGTCGAGCAGTTCGCGATGGTCGTCCCCCGCGAGGATGCGCTGTTCAATGTCGCGGTCGTCCGGGTGGAGGAGAAGGACTTCGAGTCAGCCGCCAAGGTGCTTCGCGAGGCGCTGATGTACAACCCTGACTATCAGCCTGCTTACGATCATGTGGACCGGATTGAGCGAATTGCTCGAACGGAGTCGGCTGCGAAGGTGGCGTTGTCGCGCCTGGCGGCTCGAAATGCCGTTGCGGCGTTCGGGGAACCTGTTGCATCGGCGTCAGACTCTCGACGACCGACGTGCGCAGTGGCCGATGCCGCCGCGGTGGATGAATTGTCGGAGCCGACCGAGATCGCATCGTCGTCGGCGACGGGCGCTGACATCGGTGAACAAACGGCGAGATCCAACGCGGATGCTCATACCCATGACGATCAGGCGGAACAGGTTGCGGGTATGCGGGAATTGTCCGTCGCGGATGGTGACGATGGAACCACTTCCTTGGCGTGCGATGAGTTTGTCGGACCGCCGGCCATCCGTGTCGTTGATGTGACTGTCGCGCCATCCATTGACGGCGGAATCAGTTCCACGAAGTCCGAATCGTCCGGTTCGATCAAACCGCATCAGTCGACCTCGGTGGACGCGCTTTCGGCGGTCCGAGCGGAGTCTCGACGGGAACGCCCAGTCGTGACGCCAACCTACACGGCCGGTCGCGCCGCAAACGCGTCTGATGACGAATAA
- a CDS encoding NAD(P)H-hydrate epimerase, with protein MMLSREQVREIDRRAITEYGIPGVVLMENAGRGAADLIHAILTQQSVRDASPAPELSARRSRPPCVAIVCGRGNNGGDGYVIARHLHNRGDSVQLYLTASIEDLTGDALINATIARKMWLPMHLFNSIPAIHAESHLLHSADLIVDAVLGTGFAGDVRSPLDAAVNAINAAPDSIIRVAVDVPSGLDCDTGRPSNATVRADHTITFVAPKRGFEKEDAARWTGRVHVVDIGAPRELIPVRD; from the coding sequence ATGATGCTGTCACGTGAACAAGTGCGTGAGATCGATCGCCGTGCAATCACGGAATACGGCATACCCGGCGTTGTCCTGATGGAAAACGCCGGCCGCGGCGCGGCGGACCTGATCCACGCGATACTGACCCAACAATCCGTCAGGGATGCTTCTCCGGCTCCGGAATTGTCGGCGAGGCGTAGCCGCCCGCCCTGCGTTGCAATCGTATGCGGGCGAGGCAACAACGGCGGCGACGGATATGTGATCGCCCGCCACCTTCATAATCGCGGTGACTCGGTGCAACTGTATTTGACCGCGTCGATTGAAGACCTTACGGGAGATGCGCTGATCAACGCGACGATCGCCCGGAAGATGTGGCTTCCAATGCACTTGTTCAATTCGATCCCGGCGATTCACGCCGAATCGCATCTCCTGCATTCCGCCGACCTGATCGTGGACGCCGTTCTGGGAACCGGCTTCGCCGGCGACGTGCGATCCCCGCTCGATGCGGCGGTGAATGCCATTAACGCGGCACCCGACTCAATAATTCGTGTTGCAGTGGACGTTCCTTCCGGACTGGATTGCGACACGGGGCGTCCATCCAATGCGACGGTAAGGGCCGATCATACGATCACCTTTGTCGCGCCAAAGCGCGGCTTCGAAAAAGAGGATGCCGCGAGGTGGACTGGCCGCGTGCATGTCGTCGATATCGGCGCGCCGCGCGAGTTGATCCCGGTTCGCGACTGA
- a CDS encoding alpha/beta fold hydrolase has protein sequence MMHSLQQYLEIPVGRERIAAALHVPNANRLTAASPVVVYAHGLTGTRLGSSCRSVALARRLVEMNIACLRFDFRGCGESEGRFQDVTPAKLVDDLQAAVRALDHAAGCDPTRIAIVASSYGAYTTALSIESLSAVRALVFWAPVAFPRRLVERDMTPAAWEFINANGWVEHFGHRMGRGFIEGIPEHDAPARLAASPRPLLVMHGAGDRHVPVDHGRAYVEKMRPADGNARIVELDTEDHGMRSVGMNERLIEESAAWCRRFLHPETTPC, from the coding sequence ATGATGCACTCATTACAACAATACCTCGAAATACCGGTCGGCCGCGAGCGAATCGCCGCGGCGCTGCACGTGCCGAACGCGAATCGCCTGACCGCTGCGTCGCCCGTCGTCGTGTATGCGCACGGACTGACCGGAACTCGGCTCGGTTCGTCCTGCCGCTCAGTGGCGCTGGCACGGCGGCTCGTCGAAATGAATATCGCCTGCCTTCGATTTGACTTCCGCGGCTGCGGCGAGAGCGAAGGTCGGTTTCAGGATGTGACGCCCGCAAAACTGGTGGACGATCTTCAGGCTGCCGTTCGAGCGCTCGACCATGCCGCCGGATGCGATCCAACCCGCATCGCAATCGTGGCAAGCAGCTACGGGGCCTACACCACGGCGCTGTCCATCGAGTCCTTGTCCGCCGTTCGCGCGTTGGTCTTCTGGGCGCCGGTCGCGTTTCCGCGCCGCCTGGTCGAACGCGACATGACGCCGGCGGCATGGGAGTTCATCAACGCCAACGGCTGGGTCGAACATTTCGGACATCGTATGGGGCGCGGATTCATCGAGGGCATTCCGGAGCACGATGCGCCCGCCAGATTGGCCGCCTCGCCGCGACCGTTGCTTGTGATGCACGGCGCGGGCGATCGGCATGTCCCGGTCGATCACGGTCGCGCATATGTTGAAAAGATGAGGCCGGCGGATGGCAACGCGCGGATCGTGGAATTGGACACCGAGGACCACGGCATGAGATCCGTCGGAATGAACGAGCGGCTGATCGAAGAGTCGGCCGCATGGTGTCGCCGATTCCTCCATCCCGAGACGACGCCCTGCTGA
- a CDS encoding 23S rRNA (adenine(2503)-C(2))-methyltransferase RlmN, whose protein sequence is MFGMTSEPIDILGLTFEEAKPPAGPGEAALRPRYRRTLTTGDNHPPFIARVAPVIRHERDGELIKFIQSHDHGLETESVIIPMGQGDRSWYSLCVSSQVGCRMGCSFCETAQLGLLRNLSASEIVGQVLAARREFGVEIKKIVFMGMGEPFDNFDAVVQAVRVLTDPAGLSLSKRQITISTVGRIDGIRRLASMGWQYLQLAVSLNAPNDEIRSRIMPVNRADNMAALRDALTAYPLRRNMFIMIEYVLIPGLNDSPAHARELADYLRSVKCCVNVIPYNPRRESPWPAPSEDSIGCFLSALREAGQFCKRRITRGRDLMAACGQLGNRALSRKRPIAVGLPASTESQS, encoded by the coding sequence ATGTTCGGTATGACTTCGGAGCCGATCGACATTCTCGGCCTTACCTTTGAGGAAGCAAAGCCGCCGGCTGGTCCCGGTGAGGCGGCGCTCCGCCCGAGATATCGTCGAACCTTGACGACCGGCGACAACCACCCCCCTTTCATCGCGCGGGTCGCTCCGGTGATCCGCCATGAACGCGACGGGGAACTGATCAAATTCATCCAGTCGCACGACCACGGTCTGGAAACGGAAAGCGTCATCATCCCGATGGGACAAGGCGATCGCTCGTGGTACTCGCTTTGTGTGTCGTCGCAGGTTGGGTGCCGCATGGGTTGCAGCTTCTGCGAAACGGCGCAACTGGGCCTGCTTCGCAATCTGAGCGCGAGCGAGATTGTCGGCCAGGTTCTGGCCGCCCGCCGCGAATTCGGCGTCGAAATCAAAAAGATCGTCTTCATGGGCATGGGCGAACCGTTCGACAATTTCGACGCGGTCGTCCAGGCCGTACGGGTGCTCACGGACCCGGCGGGCCTTTCCCTCAGCAAGCGTCAAATAACGATCAGCACGGTCGGACGAATCGACGGCATTCGGCGGCTGGCGTCAATGGGCTGGCAGTACCTCCAGCTGGCAGTGTCGCTCAACGCGCCCAATGACGAAATCAGATCGCGGATCATGCCGGTCAACCGTGCCGACAACATGGCAGCCCTGCGAGATGCGCTGACGGCCTATCCGCTGCGGCGCAATATGTTCATCATGATCGAGTATGTACTGATCCCCGGCCTGAACGACTCGCCCGCCCATGCCCGCGAACTTGCCGATTACCTGAGATCGGTGAAATGCTGCGTGAACGTCATCCCCTACAATCCGCGCCGCGAGTCGCCGTGGCCTGCGCCATCGGAGGATTCCATCGGCTGCTTCCTGTCCGCGCTTCGCGAAGCCGGTCAATTCTGCAAGCGCCGGATCACGCGCGGCCGCGACCTCATGGCCGCCTGCGGTCAGCTTGGCAACCGGGCATTGTCGAGAAAACGGCCGATCGCGGTCGGTTTGCCCGCTTCAACCGAATCTCAATCATGA
- the crcB gene encoding fluoride efflux transporter CrcB translates to MSFYPARAAVAEAMMVPLPPYVLKALLIFFAGGVGSVCRYWIAGAVQRSTSAIFPFGTLVVNVAGCFLIGFLVAALSGRWMIREEFRVMVLVGFLGGFTTFSAFAYETFSLVNAGSWTRAGLNIALSVVSGFAAVWIGYRLAERWIGV, encoded by the coding sequence GTGTCATTTTACCCAGCTCGCGCCGCAGTCGCGGAGGCAATGATGGTCCCGCTACCGCCTTATGTACTCAAAGCCCTGCTCATTTTTTTCGCCGGCGGCGTTGGATCGGTCTGTCGCTATTGGATTGCCGGTGCTGTGCAGCGATCCACGAGCGCGATTTTTCCATTCGGCACGCTGGTAGTGAATGTGGCGGGCTGTTTTCTCATTGGCTTTCTGGTTGCGGCATTATCCGGTCGATGGATGATCCGTGAGGAATTTCGCGTGATGGTGCTGGTTGGATTCCTCGGCGGATTCACGACGTTCTCGGCATTCGCCTACGAAACCTTTTCCCTGGTGAATGCCGGAAGCTGGACACGCGCCGGGTTGAACATCGCATTGAGCGTTGTATCGGGATTCGCGGCGGTGTGGATCGGCTACCGACTTGCCGAGCGATGGATCGGAGTGTGA
- a CDS encoding thrombospondin type 3 repeat-containing protein has protein sequence MRRYARASIVCMAVLIVGTFGGMTCPFPASNGDGLIPGDSVLLVIKNQSGFQVTAKAAFYFSERDIRRTTRLLPSGGAGAVVSLLRTTAQRIEVVATIADSSDSSSSSDSPFTRPGFRLLSRVLVLGVDFESGQIIEIIIAPPPTDCDANGVDDTIQIGNAASTDCDENGILDACETDTDDDGVIDACDNCPDVPNLDQTDSDHDGVGDACAPIGACCFSDGDCQSLISPACTSAGGTYKGNGTNCVSAACPQPTGACQITSTDCQVTTRAQCSTLNGSYLGDGVSCTAEPPVLTGACCFVDGSCSALSSADCSTFGGEYRGDQTSCATANCPQPPVRGACCFGKNSCDYVTQPECDSFKGRYLGDGVTCEGDPCGERYGACCFEYSCSYLTEPDCIEEGGSFLGDDTTCDDNACNLPTGACCFREGGCTVTSLIDCVFYQDGDYKGNESSCESVKCDFREGACCFSGEFCLESVDDICELFGGTYLGDGVPCGKGFCDLTPGVCCVPSRGTVSGCEEIPAYECIYYNDGLFLGPGTRCGIDNCGEPSGACCLSGYACDYLTYSDCIALQGEWRGDGVFCSEGLCEPPTGACCFDDGDCSVLTESMCNGYKGHYKGDGIDCASAECPLPTGACCLYDGSCIEVTYDECWTAEGNYDGDGSLCKFAECPLPTGACCKRDGTCATITQPECSAFLGEYRGDGSQCEFADCPPPQTGACCVGQNNCQILTADQCGQLKGSYLGDGSACEDGGCIDPYRGACCLGQYECIFSTEQNCYSSEGYYVGGGSTCTTQPCTPAVGD, from the coding sequence ATGCGGCGATATGCCAGAGCTTCGATCGTGTGCATGGCCGTTCTGATCGTCGGAACGTTCGGCGGCATGACCTGTCCGTTTCCTGCGTCGAACGGCGACGGGCTGATCCCCGGCGATTCGGTGTTGCTGGTCATCAAAAACCAGTCCGGATTCCAGGTGACGGCCAAAGCGGCTTTCTACTTTTCCGAACGGGACATACGGCGGACGACGCGATTATTGCCGTCCGGCGGAGCCGGTGCCGTTGTATCGCTTCTGCGAACCACGGCGCAGCGAATCGAAGTCGTCGCCACAATCGCTGATTCTTCGGACAGTTCGTCGAGCAGTGACTCGCCCTTTACCCGTCCGGGATTTCGATTGCTCAGTCGTGTGCTGGTACTCGGCGTTGACTTCGAGTCCGGACAGATCATCGAGATCATCATTGCGCCGCCGCCCACCGATTGCGACGCCAACGGTGTGGATGACACCATCCAAATAGGGAACGCCGCATCGACTGATTGCGATGAAAACGGCATTTTGGACGCTTGTGAGACCGATACCGACGATGATGGCGTCATCGATGCCTGCGACAACTGCCCGGATGTGCCGAATCTGGATCAGACCGATTCAGATCACGACGGTGTCGGCGATGCCTGCGCGCCCATCGGCGCCTGCTGCTTCTCGGATGGCGACTGCCAGTCGCTGATTTCTCCTGCATGCACCAGCGCTGGAGGCACGTACAAGGGCAACGGCACGAATTGCGTCTCGGCTGCATGTCCGCAGCCGACCGGCGCGTGTCAGATCACATCAACGGACTGCCAGGTCACCACCCGGGCGCAGTGCAGCACACTGAACGGCAGCTACCTGGGAGATGGCGTGTCATGCACCGCGGAACCGCCGGTGCTGACGGGAGCGTGCTGTTTTGTTGACGGTTCCTGCTCAGCGCTGTCTTCGGCGGATTGTTCCACATTCGGTGGTGAATATCGCGGCGATCAGACGTCGTGTGCGACCGCAAATTGTCCGCAGCCCCCTGTTCGGGGAGCCTGTTGTTTCGGTAAGAACTCCTGCGATTACGTCACCCAGCCGGAGTGCGATTCGTTCAAGGGACGATACCTTGGCGACGGCGTGACCTGCGAAGGCGATCCTTGCGGCGAGAGGTACGGAGCGTGCTGCTTTGAGTACTCCTGCTCGTACCTCACGGAGCCTGATTGCATCGAGGAAGGCGGCAGCTTCCTTGGGGACGATACAACGTGCGATGACAACGCATGCAATCTTCCGACGGGGGCCTGCTGTTTCCGCGAGGGCGGCTGCACAGTCACATCGCTGATTGATTGCGTTTTCTATCAGGACGGCGATTACAAAGGAAACGAATCGTCCTGCGAATCCGTGAAATGCGATTTCAGAGAAGGCGCGTGCTGTTTCTCGGGCGAGTTCTGCCTTGAGTCCGTTGACGATATCTGCGAACTCTTCGGCGGCACCTATCTGGGCGATGGGGTGCCATGCGGCAAGGGCTTCTGCGATCTGACGCCGGGCGTGTGTTGCGTCCCCTCGCGCGGAACCGTTTCGGGTTGCGAGGAAATTCCGGCATACGAGTGCATCTACTACAACGACGGCTTATTCCTCGGCCCCGGAACACGTTGCGGCATCGACAATTGCGGCGAACCCAGCGGCGCGTGCTGTCTGAGCGGCTACGCGTGCGACTACCTGACCTACAGCGACTGCATCGCGCTGCAGGGAGAGTGGCGCGGCGATGGCGTTTTTTGCTCCGAGGGATTGTGTGAGCCGCCGACGGGCGCGTGCTGCTTCGACGATGGCGATTGCTCTGTTCTGACCGAGTCGATGTGCAACGGCTACAAGGGACACTACAAGGGCGACGGCATTGACTGCGCGTCCGCGGAATGCCCGCTGCCGACCGGCGCGTGCTGCCTTTATGACGGCTCGTGCATCGAAGTGACCTATGACGAATGCTGGACGGCGGAAGGAAACTACGACGGTGACGGCAGCTTGTGCAAGTTTGCCGAATGCCCGCTGCCGACCGGCGCGTGCTGCAAGCGAGATGGCACCTGCGCAACGATCACACAACCGGAATGCAGTGCATTCCTCGGAGAGTACCGCGGTGACGGCAGTCAGTGCGAATTTGCGGACTGTCCGCCGCCGCAAACGGGCGCATGCTGTGTCGGTCAGAACAACTGCCAGATCCTGACGGCTGATCAGTGCGGACAGCTCAAAGGCTCCTACCTTGGCGATGGTTCGGCCTGCGAGGACGGCGGGTGCATCGATCCTTATCGAGGCGCCTGCTGCCTGGGACAGTACGAGTGCATCTTTTCGACGGAGCAGAACTGCTACAGCAGCGAAGGCTACTACGTCGGTGGCGGATCGACATGCACGACCCAGCCATGCACCCCGGCGGTCGGTGACTGA
- the eno gene encoding phosphopyruvate hydratase: MSTEIVHVQGREVLDSRGNPTIEAIVVLEDGSVGEAIVPSGASTGEHEAVELRDGDKKRYGGKGVLKAVDNVNKAIAECVIGMDATDQEEIDAALIALDGTPNKGKLGANAILAVSMATTRAASEAVGLPLFRYIGGCHANTLPVPMMNILNGGKHADSTVDFQEFMIQPWAAPNFREALRWGAEIFQSLKKVLHEKGYNTNVGDEGGYAPNLKSNDEAFEVIATAVEKAGYKLGEQVWFALDPATSEMAAEAGAKDRYKFYKSNPNKVVAADELIEYWAEKCRQWPIRSIEDALAEDDWAGWARLTAKLGDRIQLVGDDIFVTNTERLRRGIREKSANSILVKVNQIGTMTETLDAVHTAMRSGWTAVISHRSGETEDTTIADIAVATNAGQIKTGSLSRTDRLAKYNQLLRIEEHLGDEARYGGTLWNR; this comes from the coding sequence ATGAGCACTGAAATCGTCCATGTCCAGGGTCGCGAAGTTCTCGACTCACGGGGAAACCCAACCATCGAGGCAATCGTCGTTCTGGAAGACGGCTCCGTCGGAGAAGCCATCGTCCCCAGCGGCGCATCCACCGGCGAACACGAAGCCGTCGAACTACGTGACGGCGACAAAAAGCGCTACGGCGGAAAGGGCGTCCTCAAAGCCGTTGACAATGTAAACAAAGCCATCGCCGAATGCGTGATCGGCATGGATGCCACCGATCAGGAAGAGATCGACGCCGCACTGATCGCCCTGGACGGCACACCCAACAAAGGCAAGCTCGGCGCCAATGCCATTCTCGCAGTCTCAATGGCCACCACCCGCGCCGCCTCCGAGGCGGTCGGTCTGCCGCTTTTTCGCTACATCGGCGGTTGCCACGCAAACACCCTCCCCGTGCCGATGATGAACATTCTCAACGGTGGAAAGCACGCTGACAGCACCGTGGACTTCCAGGAGTTCATGATTCAGCCCTGGGCGGCTCCGAATTTTCGAGAAGCACTCCGTTGGGGCGCCGAGATCTTTCAATCTCTGAAAAAAGTGCTCCATGAAAAGGGCTACAACACGAATGTCGGAGACGAAGGCGGCTATGCACCGAATCTGAAGTCCAATGACGAAGCCTTCGAAGTCATCGCCACGGCCGTCGAGAAAGCCGGGTACAAACTCGGTGAGCAGGTCTGGTTTGCACTCGATCCTGCCACATCGGAGATGGCCGCCGAAGCCGGCGCCAAGGATCGATACAAGTTCTACAAAAGCAATCCGAACAAAGTTGTCGCCGCGGACGAATTGATTGAATACTGGGCGGAAAAGTGCCGTCAATGGCCGATTCGGAGCATCGAGGACGCGCTGGCCGAGGACGACTGGGCCGGTTGGGCCAGGCTCACGGCGAAGCTGGGCGATCGGATTCAGCTCGTCGGCGATGATATTTTTGTGACCAATACCGAACGCCTCCGGCGCGGCATCAGGGAAAAATCCGCCAACAGCATTCTCGTCAAGGTGAATCAGATCGGCACGATGACCGAAACACTTGATGCGGTTCACACCGCCATGCGAAGCGGCTGGACCGCCGTCATCAGTCATCGCAGCGGCGAGACCGAGGACACGACGATCGCAGACATCGCCGTCGCAACGAACGCCGGCCAGATCAAGACCGGCAGTCTCTCGCGAACGGATCGACTCGCAAAATACAATCAGCTTCTTCGCATTGAGGAGCATCTCGGCGACGAAGCGCGGTACGGCGGAACGCTGTGGAACCGGTAA
- a CDS encoding ABC-F family ATP-binding cassette domain-containing protein has product MSAITLQNVVKSFAGQTVLDDINLALYKGGKIGLVGVNGSGKTTLFKLIVGQEQPDIGSVTRTRGLTVGYLPQEPDLPPDARLIDVVAEAVAEQRNRESELQSLSRQLAEAHGSPEESALLDRYDRLHAEFEANGGYGYEIRIREVLGGLGFAPEEYYQLIGALSGGQKCRASLARMLLAGADMLLLDEPTNHLDIDATRWLEKYLANYPGGAVIISHDRYLLDRVVSKIVEIEARQVTVYPTNYTNYAEAKRIRLLNAAREYEKQQEWIAHQKEYIDRVRYAKDSAKQARARQKLLANMEERGQILDKPEQRNAKMKLRFAEQHKGGDMVVRVERACKGFGEIQLIRDLNFEMTVGEKVGIIGPNGVGKTTLLRMLLGQAAPDSGRVRLFENLSVGYYDQEHRDLDPELSVIETVRRARPEASEAEARSFLALFLFRRDDVFKRVGNLSGGEQSRVLLARLVWRNPQVLVLDEPTNHLDIQAREALEDALLDYNGSILMVSHDRYFLDRVATRLLVLNARTEHEIIDGNWTDYASIVEQREEARRIESERKKEDARRAREEAERRSGANKSKKSKSKYAAQRIEEIEEQIIARESRIKQIEELFGDPAMMKDTARLKALHLEYDALREELTELNAKWEAAAESM; this is encoded by the coding sequence ATGTCCGCCATCACACTCCAGAATGTCGTCAAGAGTTTCGCGGGACAGACCGTCCTCGATGACATTAATCTGGCACTCTACAAAGGCGGAAAAATCGGCCTCGTCGGCGTCAACGGCTCCGGCAAGACCACACTGTTCAAGCTCATCGTCGGGCAGGAACAGCCCGACATCGGCAGCGTCACGCGCACACGCGGCCTGACCGTCGGATATCTCCCGCAGGAGCCGGACCTTCCACCCGACGCCCGGCTGATTGATGTCGTCGCTGAGGCCGTCGCCGAGCAGCGAAATCGCGAGAGCGAGTTGCAATCGCTCTCCAGGCAACTCGCCGAAGCCCACGGCAGCCCCGAAGAATCCGCCCTACTCGACCGCTACGATCGGCTCCATGCCGAGTTTGAAGCGAACGGCGGCTACGGCTACGAAATTCGCATTCGAGAAGTCCTTGGCGGTCTCGGCTTCGCACCGGAGGAATATTACCAGTTGATCGGCGCGCTCTCAGGCGGCCAGAAATGCCGCGCATCCCTCGCGCGCATGCTGCTGGCCGGCGCGGACATGCTTCTGCTGGACGAGCCCACCAATCATCTCGACATCGACGCCACGCGCTGGCTCGAAAAATACCTGGCCAACTACCCCGGCGGCGCGGTCATCATCTCGCACGATCGATACCTGCTCGATCGCGTCGTCTCGAAGATTGTCGAAATCGAGGCAAGGCAGGTCACTGTCTATCCAACCAACTACACAAACTATGCCGAAGCAAAACGCATTCGACTGCTCAATGCAGCGCGCGAATATGAAAAACAGCAGGAGTGGATCGCCCACCAGAAAGAGTACATCGATCGCGTGCGCTACGCGAAGGACTCCGCCAAGCAGGCCCGCGCCCGCCAGAAGCTGCTCGCCAACATGGAGGAACGCGGCCAAATCCTCGACAAACCGGAACAACGCAATGCGAAGATGAAGCTCCGGTTCGCCGAGCAGCACAAGGGCGGCGACATGGTCGTCCGTGTCGAGAGAGCCTGCAAGGGTTTCGGCGAGATACAGCTCATTCGCGATCTCAATTTCGAAATGACCGTCGGAGAAAAAGTCGGCATCATCGGCCCCAACGGTGTCGGGAAGACGACACTCCTCAGGATGCTTCTCGGACAGGCCGCGCCCGACTCCGGACGAGTCCGCCTCTTTGAGAACCTCTCCGTCGGCTACTACGACCAGGAGCATCGGGATCTCGATCCGGAACTCAGTGTGATCGAAACCGTCCGCCGGGCCCGGCCCGAGGCCAGCGAAGCCGAAGCCCGCAGCTTCCTCGCTCTCTTTCTCTTTCGCCGGGACGATGTCTTCAAACGCGTTGGAAACCTCTCGGGCGGAGAGCAGTCACGCGTGCTGCTTGCCCGCCTCGTCTGGCGAAACCCGCAGGTCCTTGTGCTGGACGAGCCGACCAACCACCTCGATATCCAGGCACGCGAAGCCCTCGAAGACGCCCTGCTCGACTACAACGGCAGCATTCTCATGGTCAGTCACGATCGTTATTTCCTTGATCGCGTCGCGACGCGGCTACTCGTCCTCAACGCCCGAACCGAGCACGAGATCATCGACGGCAACTGGACCGATTACGCATCCATCGTCGAGCAGCGTGAAGAGGCACGGCGCATCGAATCGGAACGAAAGAAAGAAGACGCTCGCCGGGCACGGGAAGAGGCCGAACGACGCTCCGGCGCCAACAAGTCGAAAAAGAGCAAATCAAAATACGCCGCACAGCGAATCGAGGAAATCGAGGAGCAGATCATCGCAAGAGAGTCCCGGATCAAGCAGATCGAGGAACTTTTCGGCGACCCCGCCATGATGAAGGATACGGCCAGACTAAAGGCGCTTCACCTCGAATACGACGCGCTGCGCGAGGAACTCACCGAGCTCAATGCAAAATGGGAAGCGGCCGCGGAATCCATGTGA